Proteins encoded by one window of Salvia splendens isolate huo1 chromosome 14, SspV2, whole genome shotgun sequence:
- the LOC121764306 gene encoding receptor-like protein 2 — protein sequence MAKPMVLLILSLNLFLLSQNGVLSCNKQEQDSLRTFISSHSPPLNLSLNWSPSTNCCHWHGVDCTSHNGAPRVTHLWLPKKNLSGTSLTLPNLPFLAHINLSHNHLSGLLPALPPRLLTLDLSFNSLFGPLIRTFPLTIHTLDLSSNHFNGSFDPSFLLPQPSSLAIFNISNNTFTSSNPSSICHISPLIKILDFSMNQFVGHISPSLAICSNLQVFRTGSNSLSGPLPHDLYTLTRLQEISLSNNQLSGPINKAIVNLSNLIILELHTNQLSGEIPQNIGLLSKLEHLQLHSNNLNGTFPPSLTKCSNLTTLLLRNNLLNGQISKLNFSKLQHLQALDLGNNSFMGSIPDTLCLCKSITAIRLAFNQLSGEVPPCMASLKSLTHVSLTENHLSNAVGALNTLKHCQNLAVLFLSRCFHDERIHNNDSDNLHTFKNLQILTLAGCKLKGQIPTWISKLKKLEVLNLSFNRISGPIPAWIGSMPSLYVLNLTQNSLTGEIPREITRLPALISDNRGTDLSHLALPFLYDKLQYNRLFNLPPSLKLGSNSLSGRIPTEIGQLKLLQVLELSNNKLIGSIPEQLSNLTNLEKLDMSGNDLTGNIPKSLTKLHFLSAFSVADNDLEGEIPKGGQFETFGIGAFEGNPKLCGEVIHRSCGAVVINRRMPEEENDAGSRSVWYYMRFPLGLGYFVGLVGGTVLLFFKRW from the coding sequence ATGGCGAAACCCATGGTGCTTCTGATCCTCTCTCTCAATTTGTTCCTCCTCTCACAAAATGGTGTACTAAGTTGCAACAAACAAGAACAAGATTCCTTACGGACATTCATCTCTTCCCACTCCCCTCCCCTCAACCTCAGCCTCAACTGGTCTCCCTCCACCAATTGCTGCCATTGGCATGGCGTAGACTGCACATCCCACAACGGCGCCCCTCGTGTCACACATCTTTGGCTGCCGAAAAAAAATCTCTCTGGCACCTCCCTCACTCTACCAAACCTTCCTTTTCTAGCCCACATAAACCTCTCCCACAACCATCTCTCCGGCCTCCTCCCCGCTCTCCCTCCTCGCCTCCTCACTCTAGACTTGAGCTTCAACTCCCTCTTCGGCCCACTCATCCGCACTTTCCCCCTCACCATCCACACTCTAGACCTCTCAAGCAATCACTTCAATGGCTCCTTTGATCCCTCATTTCTTCTCCCTCAACCATCCAGTTTGGCCATCTTCAACATCAGTAACAACACTTTCACTTCCTCCAATCCTTCATCTATTTGCCACATCTCCCCACTCATCAAAATCTTAGATTTCTCCATGAATCAATTCGTTGGCCATATATCTCCTTCCCTCGCCATATGCTCGAACCTTCAAGTTTTCAGAACAGGCTCTAACTCCCTGTCGGGTCCACTGCCACACGACCTTTACACCCTGACAAGATTGCAAGAAATCTCACTGTCTAATAATCAACTTTCCGGTCCAATCAACAAGGCCATTGTGAACCTTTCAAACCTCATTATCTTAGAGCTCCACACCAATCAACTAAGCGGTGAGATACCTCAAAATATAGGGCTGCTTTCCAAATTAGAGCACCTGCAACTCCACTCCAACAACCTCAACGGCACCTTCCCACCTTCTCTAACAAAATGCTCCAACCTCACCACTCTTCTCCTTCGCAACAACCTCCTCAACGGCCAAATCTCCAAGCTCAACTTCTCCAAACTCCAACATTTACAAGCACTTGATCTCGGCAACAACTCCTTCATGGGTAGCATCCCGGACACCCTCTGCTTGTGCAAGTCCATCACAGCAATCCGGCTTGCCTTCAACCAGCTCAGCGGTGAAGTCCCTCCTTGTATGGCCTCTCTCAAATCTCTCACACACGTCTCCCTTACCGAAAACCACCTCTCCAACGCTGTCGGAGCCCTGAACACACTCAAACACTGCCAGAATCTTGCAGTCCTCTTCCTCTCCAGATGCTTCCACGACGAGAGAATACACAACAACGACAGCGACAACCTGCACACCTTCAAGAATCTGCAGATTCTGACGCTAGCAGGATGCAAACTCAAAGGCCAAATCCCAACTTGGATTTCCAAACTAAAAAAACTCGAAGTTCTGAACCTATCATTCAACAGAATCTCGGGCCCAATTCCAGCGTGGATAGGATCAATGCCAAGCTTGTACGTCCTCAACTTAACTCAAAACTCACTCACAGGAGAGATCCCACGTGAGATAACGAGACTTCCGGCCCTGATCTCCGACAACAGGGGTACAGACTTGAGCCATCTCGCGTTGCCCTTCCTATACGACAAGCTTCAGTACAACCGACTCTTCAACTTGCCACCCAGTCTGAAACTCGGGAGCAATAGCCTCAGCGGAAGAATTCCGACAGAAATCGGGCAGCTGAAGCTCCTCCAAGTATTGGAACTGAGCAACAACAAGTTGATAGGAAGCATTCCTGAGCAGCTGTCGAATCTGACAAATTTGGAGAAACTGGACATGTCGGGGAATGATCTGACGGGAAATATTCCGAAATCGCTGACGAAGCTGCATTTCCTGTCAGCATTCAGCGTGGCGGACAATGATCTGGAAGGGGAGATTCCGAAGGGAGGCCAGTTTGAGACGTTTGGAATTGGCGCGTTTGAAGGGAACCCCAAACTGTGCGGTGAAGTGATACACAGGAGCTGCGGTGCAGTTGTGATAAACAGGCGTATGCCCGAGGAAGAAAATGATGCCGGGAGTCGGAGTGTATGGTATTATATGCGATTCCCTCTTGGATTGGGATACTTTGTTGGACTAGTTGGAGGTACTGTTCTACTCTTCTTCAAGAGATGGTAG